The Wolbachia endosymbiont of Drosophila innubila region TACGCGAAGTAATCAAGGAATTCCGCTCAAAATTACCAGATAAGGGGAAATAGAGGAATATTCTGGCAAATTGAATAAGCTACATATCTACCAGTGCAATAAGCATATAATAGAAAATAAGAAGCTATATCATTATACAATAAATGGGAAAACCCATGCTATGGGTCAGCATGGGCATAATTTTGTCAAGAGTTTAGAAGTTATCTTGAGGAATAAGCCACAAATTTCCTTAGAAGAGGTAATTGATTTTATGGAAAAAATAATTAATTTTGGTATTGATAGTTGTTATGGAGCATTTGAGATGATATTTGAATCTCGCTCTGGTGTTACAATAGATGATGCAGTTAATTTTGTAAAAGATAGCTTATCTAGTAAATTTTATGGATTCCATGGCAGTGGGATTTTCAAAGTAATATTAGAACTTAATCCAGAGAGCTCTCTTGAAGAGATAGAGAAACAATTTAGCAAAGTAGTAGATCCTTACTTTCTTAATGCTTGGAGTCGAGAAAGTGAAAGGGCTTTTGCTAAGATATGTAGGTTATGTAGAGAAGGACATGTGGAGAATATGCAGAAATTTGATTTTAGCAATTTTAATTTAGATCAAGATAGTGCTGGAGCATTAAGAGCACTGTTACAGTATTGTGTTGACGTTTCTAATCAAAAAGCTTTAGGTGATTCACATGAATTGCATAGAGAAGAGATGGAGGGGATATATAAATTTGATGATAATTACGATTTAAATTTAGATAGTGATCATAATGATAGTATCTGGCATTGAAATTATACTACAATAATAAAATAACTGGATAAAAATTATCACCAAAAAAATTCAAAAAAGTGCTTGACATAAAAGAACGAACATTATATAGTGTCATTATCTTTTATTTTACCTCGCTTAATTTAATTACTGGATTAAGCTTACAGTACTAAGCGTGGCACAAAGTGCCACGCTATTTTTCGGTTTACATTTTCAACAGATAAAAAATGATGCCATTTCAGTGCCAAGCACATAACTGTACGGATATTCATTTTTAAAGGTAAATTGCACAACAGATGATGTCATTCCAGTGCTTGACACTGGAATCCAGAAATTTTGCTTATAACTGAGCTGATGAGCTAAAGGTAGTTGTCTTACGCTAAAACAAACGTTTTTAATTAAGTTGCATAGAAGCTGGATCCCAGTGTCAAGCACTGGAATGACATCGTTTACTATGTACCATATTGCAATATTCGTACAACTGTGGGAAACATCTATGGATGCCATTCCTATTACCTTATTTCCATTTTTATTTCATTTTCAAAGGAGGCTATTATGTCACTTACCGATATCGCTCACCGTATCAATGAACTCGCTTCATCATGGGAGCAATTTAAATTAATAAATGATCGCAAACTAAAAGAAATTGAAAGCAAAGGGCGTGCTGATTCTGCAACAATTGAGCAGCTATGCAAGGTAAATAATGCCATTGATAGTTGCAAAGAGCGTTTAGACTTGATCGAAACTGCAGCTCAACGCCCAGAAGTAAATACAGATTTTAGCACAAGCGATAAATATTTTTCTGATTATATCCGCAAGGGAATGGAAAGCGGTTTATCACACAAAACCCTCAGTGGAGATGACAGTGATATCGGGGGGTATCTAGTTACTCCGCATATTGTAAAACGCATAAACAAGCGCGTAACTGATTCGTCCCCAATGCGACAAATATGCTCCAGTCAAAGAATCTCTACTGAAACATTGGATTACATTATAGAAGATTTTGACCGCGCCGGTGCAGGTTGGAGCAGTGAAACAGTAGATGATGAGGACGGTGGCAATAAGTCTAAGTATGATTTTGCAAAAGATACGGACACGCCCAAAATCCAAAAGATTTCCGTCACAACTTACGAGTTATATGCTCAACCACAAATATCACAAAAGTTACTCGATGATGCGTTTGTCGATGTTGAGAGTTGGCTGGTGGAAAAGATTGCCGAGACTTTTAGTAAGGAAGAAAGCGAAGCCTTCATTAAGGGTGAGGGCACTTTTCAACCAAAAGGAATTTTAGCTTATGAAAATGGAAACAGTTATAATAAAATAGAGCAAGTTAAAACTGAAAAATTAGATAGTGATTCAATAATGATGTTGTATTACTCTCTGGACGAATATTATTCCAAAAATGCGTCATTTTTGATGAACAGGAGTACGTTGAAGGATATCAGGCTGCTAAAATCTCAAACAGGTCAGTATCTCTGGCAGCCAAGTCTGTCGCTTGAAGCTCCAGATACTTTAATGGGAATACCAGTATATCAATCTGCCGATATGCCACCAGCGCCAAACAATCAGCTACCAGTAATTGCGATGGCAGATTTCAAACAAGCTTATAAGATTGTAGATAACAGAGGAATGAGAATATTAAGAGACCCTTATACGAATAAACCTTATGTGAGGTTTTTTGTCACTAAGCGTGTCGGCGGAGAGGTTGTAAACACCAGTGCTATTAAATT contains the following coding sequences:
- a CDS encoding phage major capsid protein, coding for MSLTDIAHRINELASSWEQFKLINDRKLKEIESKGRADSATIEQLCKVNNAIDSCKERLDLIETAAQRPEVNTDFSTSDKYFSDYIRKGMESGLSHKTLSGDDSDIGGYLVTPHIVKRINKRVTDSSPMRQICSSQRISTETLDYIIEDFDRAGAGWSSETVDDEDGGNKSKYDFAKDTDTPKIQKISVTTYELYAQPQISQKLLDDAFVDVESWLVEKIAETFSKEESEAFIKGEGTFQPKGILAYENGNSYNKIEQVKTEKLDSDSIMMLYYSLDEYYSKNASFLMNRSTLKDIRLLKSQTGQYLWQPSLSLEAPDTLMGIPVYQSADMPPAPNNQLPVIAMADFKQAYKIVDNRGMRILRDPYTNKPYVRFFVTKRVGGEVVNTSAIKLLKVASKY